From a single Apium graveolens cultivar Ventura chromosome 2, ASM990537v1, whole genome shotgun sequence genomic region:
- the LOC141705882 gene encoding uncharacterized protein LOC141705882, whose protein sequence is MVHLCVHLPDQVLLGGPVAPRWMFGTERHMGLYKRYVKNMARPDGSIVEAFVVDEAVSFLSRYVSNIETRFNRLERNWDLPLPNHHMDIFKSNVRPLGAASIKLLQNWKNIIQWYILNNSADDIQEYLDEHKKLLQERGISYSDIDVKQREEFPSWFRIKISQMQVQNSAIINDDLYSLSQGPLERYHSYQSCVVNGVRFRCKEYDDTLKTQFSGVCTEGDHENENLIYYGVLIEILELSFLLDRKVFLFRCKWYNSSLKCRTIYVDNNLTSINTSTDWYTNEPFILSTQAQQVFYLLDMKRGSSWRFVQKVNHRSMYDIPETSEVVNDLSNNDIFQEEESVHLPSFQPVEDSIESSSLVRQDVTSLSLSDKLIADLFSKNEYQSSRDDDELDGTEENEIYDDGNIFFDDELIFSSDNED, encoded by the exons ATGGTACATCTTTGTGTACACCTGCCTGATCAAGTGTTACTAGGTGGCCCGGTTGCTCCAAGATGGATGTTTGGCACAGAACGCCACATGGGTTTGTATAAACGATATGTGAAAAATATGGCTCGACCAGATGGTTCAATTGTTGAAGCTTTTGTGGTAGACGAAGCTGTAAGTTTTTTATCCAGATATGTTTCTAATATAGAAACAAGATTTAATAGACTTGAACGTAATTGGGATTTACCTCTTCCAAATCATCATATGGACATTTTTAAGTCCAATGTCCGTCCATTAGGAGCAGCTTCTATCAAATTGCTACAAAATTGGAAGAATATCATTCAGTGGTATATATTAAACAATTCTGCGGATGATATccaagaatatttgga TGAGCACAAAAAGTTATTGCAAGAAAGAGGCATTTCATATTCAGATATTGACGTGAAGCAAAGAGAAGAATTCCCATCTTGGTTCAGAATAAAG ATATCTCAAATGCAAGTGCAAAATTCAGCTATTATCAATGATGATTTGTACTCTTTATCTCAAGGTCCATTAGAACGATATCATAGTTATCAAAGCTGTGTTGTAAATGGTGTTCGATTTCGTTGCAAAGAGTATGATGATACTCTTAAAACACAGTTTTCTGGAGTTTGCACAGAAGGTGATCATGAAAATGAGAATCTTATATATTATGGGGTCTTGATTGAGATTTTAGAATTGTCATTTCTTTTAGATcggaaagttttcttattccgCTGCAAGTGGTATAACTCTAGTCTCAAGTGCAGAACAATCTACGTGGATAATAATCTTACGTCCATTAATACATCAACTGATTGGTACACTAACGAACCTTTTATTTTGTCAACTCAAGCTCAACAAGTCTTTTATCTCCTTGATATGAAACGTGGTTCAAGTTGGAGGTTTGTTCAAAAAGTAAATCATCGTTCTATGTATGACATTCCTGAAACATCTGAAGTTGTTAATGATTTATCGAATAATGATATATTTCAAGAAGAAGAGTCGGTTCATTTGCCATCTTTTCAACCAGTTGAGGATTCAATTGAAAGTTCATCATTAGTTCGACAAGATGTTACATCTTTAAGTCTCTCCGACAAACTTATTGCTGATTTATTTTCCAAAAATGAATATCAATCTTCTCGTGATGATGATGAACTAGATGGAACTGAAGAAAATGAGATTTACGATGATGGAAATATATTCTTTGATGATGAATTAATTTTTTCAAGCGACAACGAGGATTAA
- the LOC141705880 gene encoding uncharacterized protein LOC141705880 isoform X2, translating to MDRSWIDLPDKLSEEYANGITDFISMAKKFIDSKGLVLCPCCRCVNKQSQKINVIKFHLVTYGFLSTYKKWCYHGEKIDQMKEKIIFNTQDEDEDIKGEQDDLAAGLNDAFNNKYFDIGPTTDFADDSPFNVDDKYDSLLISLHMPLYDNCKEFYVLSVVVRLMNVKVLNKLTDKAFNDMLKCFKAMLPEGNNFPEDYYQTRKLLCDVGLGYEQIDVCQFDCALFYGENANALLCPICKSSRYVRNKIPHKRLRWFPLKARLKRLFSYKFTSKDMRWHKDVRKEEIGVLRHPADGMAWKHFDNTYPDFAKDSRSVQMGLASDGFNPFSNLSSTYSLWPVILIPYNMPPWASPNGTNYLMSLLIPGPRSHGKDYDVFLQPLIDELKELWDGVDAYDSYGHRCYLNVNHPWRRSKEYDGSTELRGPPRNFTGEDILKQLEEVPTRTTGKAPSNSSRKRKRGAKELNWCKRSILFDLPYWSKLLLQHNLDVMHIEKNVCDNIIGTLLDIEGKSKDNLKARKDLEDLNIREEL from the exons ATGGATCGTTCATGGATAGACCTACCGGATAAGTTATCAGAGGAATACGCAAATGGTATCACTGATTTCATTAGTATGGCAAAGAAGTTTATAGACTCTAAAGGGTTGGTGTTATGTCCTTGTTGTCGATGTGTGAATAAACAATCACAGAAGATCAATGTGATTAAGTTCCACTTGGTTACCTATGGTTTTTTAAGTACTTACAAGAAATGGTGTTATCATGGAGAaaaaattgatcaaatgaaagaaAAAATCATATTTAATACCCAAGATGAAGATGAGGACATAAAAGGAGAACAAGATGATTTAGCTGCAGGTCTTAATGATGCCTTCAACAATAAGTATTTTGACATTGGTCCAACTACTGATTTTGCAGATGATTCTCCATTTAACGTGGATGATAAGTATGATTCCTTGCTTATATCTCTTCATATGCCTTTATATGATAATTGTAAAGAATTTTATGTCCTAAGTGTTGTGGTAAGGTTAATGAATGTTAAGGTGCTTAACAAACTGACAGATAAAGCATTTAATGATATGTTGAAGTGTTTCAAGGCGATGTTGCCTGAAGGTAATAATTTTCCAGAGGACTATTATCAGACTAGGAAGCTTCTTTGTGATGTGGGCTTAGGATATGAACAAATTGATGTATGTCAATTTGATTGTGCTTTATTTTACGGTGAGAATGCAAATGCTTTGTTATGTCCAATATGTAAGTCAAGCCGTTATGTACGAAATAAAATCCCACATAAAAGACTTAGATGGTTTCCACTAAAGGCTCGACTCAAAAGATTGTTTAGCTATAAATTTACTTCAAAAGACATGCGATGGCATAAAGATGTACGTAAAGAAGAAATCGGTGTGTTACGTCATCCGGCTGATGGGATGGCTTGGAAGCATTTTGATAATACATACCCTGACTTTGCTAAAGATTCTAGGAGTGTTCAAATGGGGTTGGCGTCAGATGGGTTTAACCCTTTTTCAAACCTTTCATCAACCTATAGTTTGTGGCCAGTAATATTAATTCCATATAACATGCCACCTTGGGCTTCCCCAAATGGTACAAACTATCTAATGTCTTTATtaattccaggtcctagatctCATGGAAAAGATTATGATGTGTTCTTGCAGCCATTAATTGATGAACTTAAGGAGTTATGGGATGGAGTAGATGCATATGATTCATATG GACATCGATGTTATTTAAATGTGAACCATCCATGGCGAAGGAGCAAAGAATATGATGGATCTACTGAGTTACGTGGTCCTCCAAGAAATTTTACAGGTGAAGACATTTTAAAACAGTTGGAGGAAGTTCCCACACGTACAACTGGTAAAGCACCAAGTAATTCTTCAAGAAAACGTAAACGTGGGGCTAAAGAGTTAAATTGGTGTAAAAGAAGTATTTTGTTTGACTTGCCATATTGGTCAAAGCTCTTGTTGCAGCATAATCTTGATGTGATGCATATTGAGAAGAATGTCTGCGATAACATTATTGGTACACTTTTAGATATTGAAGGTAAATCAAAAGACAATTTGAAAGCTCGTAAAGATTTGGAAGATTTAAACATTCGTGAGGAGCTTTAG
- the LOC141705880 gene encoding uncharacterized protein LOC141705880 isoform X1 — protein MDRSWIDLPDKLSEEYANGITDFISMAKKFIDSKGLVLCPCCRCVNKQSQKINVIKFHLVTYGFLSTYKKWCYHGEKIDQMKEKIIFNTQDEDEDIKGEQDDLAAGLNDAFNNKYFDIGPTTDFADDSPFNVDDKYDSLLISLHMPLYDNCKEFYVLSVVVRLMNVKVLNKLTDKAFNDMLKCFKAMLPEGNNFPEDYYQTRKLLCDVGLGYEQIDVCQFDCALFYGENANALLCPICKSSRYVRNKIPHKRLRWFPLKARLKRLFSYKFTSKDMRWHKDVRKEEIGVLRHPADGMAWKHFDNTYPDFAKDSRSVQMGLASDGFNPFSNLSSTYSLWPVILIPYNMPPWASPNGTNYLMSLLIPGPRSHGKDYDVFLQPLIDELKELWDGVDAYDSYGACTFKLRAAVLWTISDFPAYAYLSGWSTAGRLACPVCLKDTRSRRITDKQCFIGHRCYLNVNHPWRRSKEYDGSTELRGPPRNFTGEDILKQLEEVPTRTTGKAPSNSSRKRKRGAKELNWCKRSILFDLPYWSKLLLQHNLDVMHIEKNVCDNIIGTLLDIEGKSKDNLKARKDLEDLNIREEL, from the coding sequence ATGGATCGTTCATGGATAGACCTACCGGATAAGTTATCAGAGGAATACGCAAATGGTATCACTGATTTCATTAGTATGGCAAAGAAGTTTATAGACTCTAAAGGGTTGGTGTTATGTCCTTGTTGTCGATGTGTGAATAAACAATCACAGAAGATCAATGTGATTAAGTTCCACTTGGTTACCTATGGTTTTTTAAGTACTTACAAGAAATGGTGTTATCATGGAGAaaaaattgatcaaatgaaagaaAAAATCATATTTAATACCCAAGATGAAGATGAGGACATAAAAGGAGAACAAGATGATTTAGCTGCAGGTCTTAATGATGCCTTCAACAATAAGTATTTTGACATTGGTCCAACTACTGATTTTGCAGATGATTCTCCATTTAACGTGGATGATAAGTATGATTCCTTGCTTATATCTCTTCATATGCCTTTATATGATAATTGTAAAGAATTTTATGTCCTAAGTGTTGTGGTAAGGTTAATGAATGTTAAGGTGCTTAACAAACTGACAGATAAAGCATTTAATGATATGTTGAAGTGTTTCAAGGCGATGTTGCCTGAAGGTAATAATTTTCCAGAGGACTATTATCAGACTAGGAAGCTTCTTTGTGATGTGGGCTTAGGATATGAACAAATTGATGTATGTCAATTTGATTGTGCTTTATTTTACGGTGAGAATGCAAATGCTTTGTTATGTCCAATATGTAAGTCAAGCCGTTATGTACGAAATAAAATCCCACATAAAAGACTTAGATGGTTTCCACTAAAGGCTCGACTCAAAAGATTGTTTAGCTATAAATTTACTTCAAAAGACATGCGATGGCATAAAGATGTACGTAAAGAAGAAATCGGTGTGTTACGTCATCCGGCTGATGGGATGGCTTGGAAGCATTTTGATAATACATACCCTGACTTTGCTAAAGATTCTAGGAGTGTTCAAATGGGGTTGGCGTCAGATGGGTTTAACCCTTTTTCAAACCTTTCATCAACCTATAGTTTGTGGCCAGTAATATTAATTCCATATAACATGCCACCTTGGGCTTCCCCAAATGGTACAAACTATCTAATGTCTTTATtaattccaggtcctagatctCATGGAAAAGATTATGATGTGTTCTTGCAGCCATTAATTGATGAACTTAAGGAGTTATGGGATGGAGTAGATGCATATGATTCATATGGTGCGTGTACTTTTAAACTTAGAGCTGCAGTATTATGGACAATTAGTGATTTTCCAGCTTATGCCTATCTATCTGGATGGAGCACTGCTGGAAGATTAGCATGCCCAGTTTGTTTAAAGGATACTAGATCTCGAAGAATCACTGATAAGCAATGTTTTATAGGACATCGATGTTATTTAAATGTGAACCATCCATGGCGAAGGAGCAAAGAATATGATGGATCTACTGAGTTACGTGGTCCTCCAAGAAATTTTACAGGTGAAGACATTTTAAAACAGTTGGAGGAAGTTCCCACACGTACAACTGGTAAAGCACCAAGTAATTCTTCAAGAAAACGTAAACGTGGGGCTAAAGAGTTAAATTGGTGTAAAAGAAGTATTTTGTTTGACTTGCCATATTGGTCAAAGCTCTTGTTGCAGCATAATCTTGATGTGATGCATATTGAGAAGAATGTCTGCGATAACATTATTGGTACACTTTTAGATATTGAAGGTAAATCAAAAGACAATTTGAAAGCTCGTAAAGATTTGGAAGATTTAAACATTCGTGAGGAGCTTTAG
- the LOC141707210 gene encoding chalcone synthase 2-like has translation MANFSVEEVMAKQRAKGPATVLAIGTATPPNCYPQSDYPDFYFRATKSEHMTQLKEKLKRICEKTMIKTRYMHITEDILDENPNIGCYSAPSFDARQEMVWIEVPKLGRDAALKAIKEWGRPKSEITHLIFCTSTTYGMPSPDYQLTKLVGLNASVQRHMVYLQGCFAGGTVLRLAKDLAENNVGARVLIVCAEIITIAFRGPHLESLVPQALFGDGASSAIVGSDPDPLTERPLFQIISSAQHIVPDSEDTIRGIVGESGLILFLSKKIPTLISDNIEKLLKEAFEPIGISVWNSLFWITHPGGATILKQIELELGLKEEKLWASRKVLSEYGNMAGACLLFVLDEMRKKSMKDGMATTGDGLDWGVAFGFGPGLTVETLVLRSMPVTEVMN, from the exons ATGGCTAATTTCTCAGTAGAGGAAGTAATGGCAAAGCAGAGAGCTAAAGGTCCAGCCACAGTACTTGCCATAGGAACTGCTACTCCTCCCAATTGTTACCCCCAGTCTGATTATCCAGACTTCTACTTTCGGGCCACAAAAAGTGAACACATGACTCAACTCAAAGAAAAGTTGAAGCGAATTT GTGAAAAGACCATGATAAAGACACGTTACATGCACATCACAGAGGATATACTAGATGAAAACCCTAACATAGGCTGCTACTCTGCCCCCTCATTCGACGCTCGCCAAGAAATGGTGTGGATTGAGGTTCCAAAACTCGGAAGAGATGCAGCTTTGAAAGCCATCAAAGAGTGGGGACGTCCCAAATCAGAAATCACCCACCTCATTTTTTGCACCAGTACCACTTACGGAATGCCTAGTCCCGACTACCAGCTCACCAAGCTTGTAGGCCTCAATGCTTCTGTCCAGCGCCACATGGTCTACCTCCAAGGTTGTTTTGCAGGTGGCACTGTCCTTCGCCTGGCCAAAGATCTTGCTGAGAATAATGTGGGTGCTCGTGTTCTTATCGTTTGTGCTGAGATCATAACTATAGCATTCAGAGGGCCTCATCTGGAGTCTTTAGTTCCTCAAGCACTATTCGGTGATGGGGCCTCCTCGGCTATTGTTGGATCCGATCCCGATCCTTTAACCGAACGTCCACTCTTCCAAATCATATCCTCAGCCCAACACATTGTGCCTGATTCTGAGGACACAATCCGCGGAATAGTGGGCGAGTCGGGCTTAATTTTGTTCCTCTCAAAGAAAATACCTACATTGATTTCCGATAACATAGAGAAGTTACTAAAAGAAGCTTTTGAGCCCATTGGTATATCGGTTTGGAATTCGCTGTTTTGGATAACCCACCCTGGTGGCGCTACTATCTTAAAACAGATCGAACTTGAATTAGGTCTCAAAGAAGAGAAATTGTGGGCATCTCGGAAGGTGTTAAGTGAATATGGTAATATGGCAGGTGCATGTCTTTTGTTTGTTTTAGATGAAATGAGGAAGAAATCAATGAAAGATGGCATGGCAACTACTGGTGATGGGTTGGACTGGGGCGTAGCTTTCGGTTTCGGGCCGGGTCTCACCGTCGAGACACTTGTGCTGCGTAGTATGCCTGTCACTGAAGTTATGAATTAA
- the LOC141707211 gene encoding chalcone synthase 3-like: MANFSVEEVMAKQRAKGPATVLAIGTATPPNCYPQSDYPDFYFRATKSEHMTQLKEKLKRICEKTMIKTRYMHITEDILDENPNIGCYSAPSFDARQEMVWIEVPKLGRDAALKAIKEWGRPKSEITHLIFCTSTTYGMPSPDYQLTKLVGLNASVQRHMVYLQGCFAGGTVLRLAKDLAENNVGARVLIVCAEIITIAFRGPHLESLVPQALFGDGASSAIVGSDPDPLTERPLFQIISSAQHIVPDSEDTIRGIVGESGLILFLSKKINKQGSGSHCANFR, from the exons ATGGCTAATTTCTCAGTAGAGGAAGTAATGGCAAAGCAGAGAGCTAAAGGTCCAGCCACAGTACTTGCCATAGGAACTGCTACTCCTCCCAATTGTTACCCCCAGTCTGATTATCCAGACTTCTACTTTCGGGCCACAAAAAGTGAACACATGACTCAACTCAAAGAAAAGTTGAAGCGAATTT GTGAAAAGACCATGATAAAGACACGTTACATGCACATCACAGAGGATATACTAGATGAAAACCCTAACATAGGCTGCTACTCTGCCCCCTCATTCGACGCTCGCCAAGAAATGGTGTGGATTGAGGTTCCAAAACTCGGAAGAGATGCAGCTTTGAAAGCCATCAAAGAGTGGGGACGTCCCAAATCAGAAATCACCCACCTCATTTTTTGCACCAGTACCACTTACGGAATGCCTAGTCCCGACTACCAGCTCACCAAGCTTGTAGGCCTCAATGCTTCTGTCCAGCGCCACATGGTCTACCTCCAAGGTTGTTTTGCAGGTGGCACTGTCCTTCGCCTGGCCAAAGATCTTGCTGAGAATAATGTGGGTGCTCGTGTTCTTATCGTTTGTGCTGAGATCATAACTATAGCATTCAGAGGGCCTCATCTGGAGTCTTTAGTTCCTCAAGCACTATTCGGTGATGGGGCCTCCTCGGCTATTGTTGGATCCGATCCCGATCCTTTAACCGAACGTCCACTCTTCCAAATCATATCCTCAGCCCAACACATTGTGCCTGATTCTGAGGACACAATCCGCGGAATAGTGGGCGAGTCGGGCTTAATTTTGTTCCTCTCaaagaaaataaataaacaagGCTCTGGCTCACATTGTGCAAATTTCAGATGA